TTATATTTATTCATATCTCAAGTTAACCAATTGGGGAAAGGGGGGTGTCCAGTAATGGCTATGGTTAAAGGCATGTTGATGCAAAGCAAAGGTAAGCAGGGTATTGTAATGACATCGACAGGGGAATTTGTTAAAGTAATTTTGCCCAATGGACATGTACGCCTGGGAGAAGAGATAGAAGCGGTAAGGTACAGACAAAAAACATCTTTTAAATATATAGTTGTCGCAGCAGCTTTGTTTTTAATGGTGCTATTGATACCGGGCTACCAACATTTTTATCCCAAAGAGGCCATGGCTTATGTGGCATTGGACATCAACCCCAGTATTGAATTGGCGGTGAATAAAGAGCTCAAGATATCGGCGGTTGAAGGATTAAACAGCGATGGCAAAAAAATAGCCGCTGAAGTGGATGTAATTGGGATGCAGCTATATCAGGCGCTGCCACTGTTGGTAGAGCAAGCGATTACAGATGGTTATTTGGAGCCGGGGCGTGAAAATGTGGTATTGTCCACCGTAACTGTTAATGAAGATAAAGAAACAATAAAAATTGAAGAGCACAAAATCCAACAAGCCATTAACAAACCGATTCAGAATAACCAAATGGCAGCCAAGGTAGTGGTTGAACAGTCTGCAACTGCCGACCGCGAACAAGCAAAAAAAGCAGGCTTATCCACCGGTAAGTACTTGTTGTATAAAGAAGCCCAAAAAAGTGGTCTTAATCTAACTATGGAGGAAATCCGCAATCAAGGCATTTACCAACTGGAGCAGCAGAAACAGGTTAAGATAGAGCAACTTTTACTAAAGCAACGGTCAGATAAAAATTGGGAGAAACAGTTGCCGCCTGGGCAAGGCAAAAAATTGCAGCGGCTATTGGATAAGGCTACCCAGCAAGGGCAAACAATTACACCGGAACAAAGGGAGAAACTAGTTGAAGGTCTGCAACCTGTGCTAACTGAACCAGGCAAAGATCAGCAGCGGTTAAATAAAACCAACAGCTGGAAGAAAAAATCAGATGAAAGGGTTACTAGAGATATTCAAACTGAACGCAAAAGAATTGAAAAAATCAAAGAAAAGAAAGCAAATCATAATGCTATGCAGAAACGGCAACCTGGATTAGAGAAAAAACAATTTCTGCGTGATACAGCAAAGGGTTTACCACCAGGGATTGAAAAGAAATTGCAACAAAAACAACCGGACCATTCCCGAGTGGAAAAGTCAGATAACGACAACAAGCAAAAGCAAAGGTTGAAAAATAATGATGATTAAATGGGGGGAGTAAAATGCGTAACAAATTATCATTGGCCGTTGCATTGGCCTGCCTAATGACATTTTTGGTTACAGGTGTTGCTATGGCTGATCAACCTCAGTGGGTAAAAGAAAAGAATATGGCCAAGGATCTATATAAGCACCAAGAAAAGATGGTTAAAGAAATGTATAAGCATCAAGAAAAAATGGTCAAACAAATACAAAAAAATTATACCAAGTTTAAAGACATACAAATGGGTTATCCAGCCTACAATGAAATATATCGGATGGTAGAATGTGGTATTATTAATGGCTACCAAGATGGCAACTTTAAACCCAATGTATATGTAACCAGAGAGCAATTTGCCAAGATATTTGTTTTATCCATGGGAGTAGAATTAGTAGATGATCAATCCCAAAGCTTTGTGGACGTTAAAGCTGACAATATGTTTTATAACTACATCGAAACTGTGAAACCATATTTAACTGGTTACAGCAAAGATGGTAAAATCTATTTTTATCCCAAGGAGCAAGTGGTCCGTGAAGATGTAGCGGTGGCTATTGTAAGGGCAAAGGGTTTAGATTTGCTAAGCGATAGTAAAGTAGAAGCTATATTGGACAAATATCAGGATGAAGGAAAAATTTCTGCTAATTTGCGTGCCTATGTAGCGACAGCTATTGACGAGGGTATATTGGGTGGCCGTCAGGACAATAAGGGTGATTGGTATTTAGACCCTCAAAAACCACTAAAACGGGTAGAGGCCGTGCTGATGCTTTATCGGGCATGCAATGGGTTTGTTGGAGATGAACAAGAAAAAGCCGAGAAGATTATTATTGAAGAGAATGATGTTGATGAATTGGCTATAAGATATGTTCGCCCTGCAGATGGTGCGAAAAATGTTGAAGTGGATATTGATGAATTGACAATAAAATTTAACATAGATATTCAGCCGGTGGATGATTTAGATGATGTGTTAGCAGGGATAACCATCACTAATCTCACCGAAGATGAGGACGTTGATATCGATAGTGTAGAAATAGACGGTAATAAATTAATTATTGAACTTGAAGACCAGTTGGATTACCGTTGCAAATATAGGGTTGAAATTGCTAAAAATATAATTGAAGATGAAAAGGGAAATAACTTTGGTAAGTATAGCTGGAGTTTTAGCACATTAGCAGAAGATGACGAATAAATAACAACTTATTGGAAATATTAATAACGAAAGGTTTGTAATTGCTGAGCCCAGACTGCCACAAGGTATTCATTAATGCTGGGTGTGTGGTCGGCCAAAGGTCGATGCGGGTCT
The sequence above is a segment of the Peptococcaceae bacterium 1198_IL3148 genome. Coding sequences within it:
- a CDS encoding anti-sigma factor domain-containing protein, producing the protein MAMVKGMLMQSKGKQGIVMTSTGEFVKVILPNGHVRLGEEIEAVRYRQKTSFKYIVVAAALFLMVLLIPGYQHFYPKEAMAYVALDINPSIELAVNKELKISAVEGLNSDGKKIAAEVDVIGMQLYQALPLLVEQAITDGYLEPGRENVVLSTVTVNEDKETIKIEEHKIQQAINKPIQNNQMAAKVVVEQSATADREQAKKAGLSTGKYLLYKEAQKSGLNLTMEEIRNQGIYQLEQQKQVKIEQLLLKQRSDKNWEKQLPPGQGKKLQRLLDKATQQGQTITPEQREKLVEGLQPVLTEPGKDQQRLNKTNSWKKKSDERVTRDIQTERKRIEKIKEKKANHNAMQKRQPGLEKKQFLRDTAKGLPPGIEKKLQQKQPDHSRVEKSDNDNKQKQRLKNNDD
- a CDS encoding S-layer homology domain-containing protein, with amino-acid sequence MRNKLSLAVALACLMTFLVTGVAMADQPQWVKEKNMAKDLYKHQEKMVKEMYKHQEKMVKQIQKNYTKFKDIQMGYPAYNEIYRMVECGIINGYQDGNFKPNVYVTREQFAKIFVLSMGVELVDDQSQSFVDVKADNMFYNYIETVKPYLTGYSKDGKIYFYPKEQVVREDVAVAIVRAKGLDLLSDSKVEAILDKYQDEGKISANLRAYVATAIDEGILGGRQDNKGDWYLDPQKPLKRVEAVLMLYRACNGFVGDEQEKAEKIIIEENDVDELAIRYVRPADGAKNVEVDIDELTIKFNIDIQPVDDLDDVLAGITITNLTEDEDVDIDSVEIDGNKLIIELEDQLDYRCKYRVEIAKNIIEDEKGNNFGKYSWSFSTLAEDDE